From one Peptoniphilaceae bacterium AMB_02 genomic stretch:
- the hpt gene encoding hypoxanthine phosphoribosyltransferase, whose amino-acid sequence MEKKRIILFNENEIHNRIVELASEIDDYYGSESFVVISLLRGSFIFASDLVRSLNSMVTIDFITTSSYDNEKISSGFVEIVNDLRENIADRHVLLVDDILDSGKTMKYVVDHLEKRNPKSIKTCVLLDKPSRRTEDIKADFVGYEIEDVFIVGYGLNYGDYYRNVPYIFTFDDES is encoded by the coding sequence ATGGAAAAAAAACGAATAATTTTATTTAACGAAAATGAAATTCACAATAGAATTGTCGAATTGGCTAGTGAGATAGATGATTATTATGGCTCTGAAAGTTTTGTTGTAATTTCACTATTAAGAGGTAGCTTTATTTTTGCTTCGGATTTAGTTAGAAGCCTAAACTCCATGGTTACCATTGATTTTATAACAACTTCGTCCTATGATAACGAAAAAATTTCTTCAGGATTTGTTGAAATAGTAAATGATTTAAGAGAAAACATTGCTGACAGACATGTTCTTTTAGTGGATGACATACTAGATTCCGGTAAAACAATGAAATACGTAGTCGATCATCTAGAAAAAAGAAATCCTAAATCGATAAAAACATGTGTCTTACTAGATAAGCCCTCCAGAAGAACCGAAGATATTAAGGCAGATTTTGTAGGTTATGAAATAGAAGATGTATTCATAGTCGGTTATGGACTAAACTATGGGGATTATTATAGAAATGTTCCGTATATTTTCACCTTTGATGATGAGTCTTGA
- a CDS encoding folylpolyglutamate synthase/dihydrofolate synthase family protein — MNYNDALKFIDSDDKRGHNRSLDTISRLLLLLGDPQDALKFIHLTGTNGKGSTANFISSILESGGYKTGLFTSPHILSINERFQINHNQIKDDEFAYYITRIKDVLHENKDLKPTYFEITVALGMLYFKENNVDIVVLEVGIGGRVDPTNIIKTAVASVFTPISIDHRERLGNTAEEAAIEKSGIIKKNSVVVSYFNSNKINEIIRNKAESQDSKICFLDMNDIKIISSDLNGSHFIYSGEEYHIRQIGIHQVYNASLAILTIKSIDLNINDDIIKNAISNIQWPARMTIEKKSPITIIDGAHNEHGFDSLIKNINHIDRERLIICLGIMKDKDIGPNLKELIGMADVVLFTKIEYERAMPENKLKDLFPSVNYHTFSKLEDAVVFSQQIANTNDLVIFTGSLYMAGELIKLFEINK; from the coding sequence ATGAACTATAATGATGCCTTAAAATTTATTGATTCGGATGATAAAAGAGGGCATAATAGGAGTCTCGATACTATTTCGAGACTCCTATTACTACTAGGAGATCCTCAAGATGCTTTAAAATTTATACATTTAACAGGTACAAATGGAAAAGGATCTACTGCAAACTTTATTTCTAGTATCTTAGAATCAGGAGGGTATAAAACCGGACTGTTTACATCACCGCATATTCTTTCTATAAATGAAAGATTTCAGATTAATCATAATCAAATAAAAGATGATGAATTTGCATACTATATTACTAGGATTAAAGATGTTCTACATGAAAATAAGGACTTGAAACCGACATATTTTGAAATTACTGTCGCACTTGGAATGTTGTATTTCAAAGAAAACAATGTAGACATTGTGGTTTTGGAAGTGGGCATAGGTGGCAGAGTAGACCCTACAAATATTATCAAAACAGCAGTTGCCTCAGTTTTTACACCTATTTCAATTGATCATAGAGAAAGATTGGGAAATACAGCAGAAGAAGCTGCTATTGAAAAATCAGGAATTATAAAGAAGAATTCAGTAGTCGTTTCATATTTTAACTCGAATAAAATAAATGAAATCATTAGAAACAAAGCCGAAAGTCAAGATTCTAAAATTTGTTTTTTAGACATGAATGATATAAAAATAATATCCTCTGATTTAAATGGCAGTCATTTTATTTACTCAGGTGAGGAGTACCATATTCGTCAAATTGGAATTCATCAAGTATATAATGCATCTCTAGCCATATTGACTATAAAATCAATTGATTTGAACATCAATGATGATATAATTAAAAATGCCATATCAAATATTCAATGGCCTGCAAGGATGACCATAGAAAAAAAATCACCTATAACCATAATAGATGGAGCTCATAATGAACATGGTTTCGATTCTCTAATTAAGAATATTAATCACATAGATAGGGAAAGACTAATTATCTGTCTAGGTATTATGAAGGATAAAGATATTGGACCTAATCTTAAGGAACTTATAGGCATGGCCGATGTCGTTCTATTCACTAAAATTGAGTATGAAAGGGCAATGCCTGAAAATAAATTAAAAGATTTATTCCCATCTGTCAACTATCATACATTTAGCAAACTTGAGGATGCGGTAGTATTCAGTCAACAAATAGCAAATACTAATGATTTGGTCATATTTACTGGTTCGCTATATATGGCCGGAGAATTAATAAAATTGTTTGAAATTAATAAATAA
- a CDS encoding pyruvate, water dikinase regulatory protein, which translates to MKSLTIYILSDSIGETAEQTVRASIAQFENLEHEIRKFSHIRSVTILHNILDEIVDMENTILFYSLVDETLLSVIKKFCDINNIASVDVLTPSIIAIERVTNLNPSTMPGALRKLDENYFKRVEAIEFAVRYDDGKDPRGLLIADLAIIGISRTSKTPLSMYLANKNYRVANIPLVPETVPPDELFQIPTKKIVGLTNSPENLNKIRKERLKSLGLPLGSSYSNLERILEEIEYAHVIMKKIGCPIIDVSNRAIEETADIILTYLKKANKAII; encoded by the coding sequence ATGAAATCTTTAACTATTTATATACTTAGTGATTCTATTGGAGAAACCGCAGAACAAACTGTTCGAGCTTCAATAGCACAATTCGAAAATTTAGAACATGAAATCAGGAAATTTTCTCACATAAGAAGTGTCACCATATTGCATAATATACTTGATGAAATAGTTGATATGGAAAACACCATTCTTTTTTATTCACTAGTAGATGAAACCCTACTTAGTGTAATTAAGAAGTTTTGCGATATTAACAATATTGCAAGTGTTGACGTTCTAACCCCATCTATTATCGCAATAGAGAGAGTTACGAATCTTAACCCATCTACTATGCCGGGGGCACTTAGAAAACTTGATGAGAACTACTTTAAAAGAGTAGAGGCGATTGAATTCGCGGTTAGGTATGATGATGGAAAAGATCCAAGGGGACTATTAATAGCTGACTTAGCTATCATTGGAATCTCAAGAACTTCTAAGACTCCCCTATCCATGTATTTAGCAAATAAGAACTACAGGGTAGCAAATATACCACTAGTACCTGAAACAGTTCCACCTGATGAGCTGTTCCAAATTCCTACTAAGAAAATTGTAGGACTTACAAATTCTCCGGAAAACTTAAATAAAATTAGAAAGGAAAGATTAAAATCATTAGGATTGCCATTGGGTTCATCCTATTCTAATTTAGAGAGAATCTTGGAAGAAATAGAATATGCTCATGTTATTATGAAAAAAATTGGATGCCCTATCATCGATGTATCAAATAGAGCAATAGAAGAAACAGCTGATATTATACTGACTTATCTGAAAAAAGCAAATAAAGCTATTATATAA
- a CDS encoding response regulator transcription factor, translating into MNRKILLIEDEKGISSIISSYLQKEGYEVSQAYDGGEALKYFTTHDFDLVILDRMLPLISGEEVLKTIRQLSDIPVILVTAKVEEIDKIEGFQLGADDYVTKPFSPKELMERVRAILRRIRKDPVNTNILSFDNGRLIINLDNYTCKVNGNEVTLTNNEFSILQVLFSKPGKIFTREEIISIAFGDEYDAFDRAIDTHIKNIRQKIEESPRDPKYIKTVYGVGYKTGESL; encoded by the coding sequence ATGAATAGAAAAATACTTTTAATAGAAGATGAAAAAGGAATATCTTCAATAATCAGTTCTTATTTACAAAAAGAAGGATACGAAGTTTCGCAAGCATATGATGGTGGCGAAGCTTTAAAATACTTTACAACACATGACTTCGACTTGGTTATCTTAGATAGAATGCTACCATTAATCAGCGGTGAAGAAGTTCTAAAGACCATTAGACAATTAAGTGATATACCTGTAATCCTCGTTACCGCTAAAGTTGAAGAGATAGATAAAATTGAAGGTTTCCAACTAGGTGCTGATGACTATGTAACTAAACCCTTTAGTCCCAAAGAGTTAATGGAAAGAGTCAGAGCAATCTTAAGGAGAATACGTAAAGATCCGGTAAACACAAATATACTTAGTTTTGATAATGGTAGACTGATAATAAACTTGGATAACTATACCTGTAAAGTAAATGGTAATGAAGTTACACTTACAAATAATGAATTCAGCATCCTGCAGGTTTTGTTTTCAAAGCCCGGCAAAATATTTACCAGAGAAGAAATAATCTCTATCGCTTTTGGTGATGAATACGATGCTTTTGACAGAGCTATAGATACGCATATTAAGAATATCAGACAAAAAATTGAAGAAAGTCCACGAGATCCAAAATATATTAAGACTGTTTATGGTGTTGGTTATAAAACAGGAGAATCACTATGA
- a CDS encoding valine--tRNA ligase — MKEIRELSKTYEPDKFEDRLYKTWKEGGHFIADANSDKPSYSIVMPPPNVTGNLHLGHAINNTLQDVLIRWKRMAGYEVLWVPGTDHASISTEARVVAKLENEGIKKEDLTREEFLKEAWDWTHKYGGNIKNQLERLGVSCDWSRDSFTLDEHLSKAVEEVFIRLYNKGLIYQGDRIVNWCPSCGTAISDIEVEHVDEDGKLYYIKYPIIGEDASVMIATTRPETMLGDLAVAVNPNDDRFVDIIGKKLNLPLVDREIPLIADEYVLSEFGTGAVKITPSHDPNDFAVGDRHNLGQCIVIENDATISDGYGEYSGKDRYVARKMIVEDLQKLGLLVKIEDHGHAVGHCERCNTVIEPLISKQWFVKMKELAKPAKEAYTNGELKLYPDRFGKVYTNWLDNIRDWCISRQLWWGHRLPVYYCTECNETIISREMPDVCPNCGSDRFIQDPDTLDTWFSSALWPFSTLGWPENTQDLKKFFPTNVLVTGYDIIFFWVIRMVFSSIQQMGELPFKDVYFNGLVRDSLGRKMSKSLNNGIDPLEVIDQYGADALRFMLVTGNTPGNDMRFYIEKVEASRNFANKLWNASRFVLMHMDDDVSDDINKVKLETSDKWIITKLQNTIENVELNLGRYDLGIASGNLHDFIWDMFCDWYIELVKNRLFSDNQESKEAAKTTLLYVLKNILKLLHPFMPFITEEIYSYLPNIDSLLINAQWPAYDKNLLFEKDEFEIETMIEAIKSIRNIRSEMNIHPSKKSDIYIYTNDKKYIDTFKGNDAMLHSLANIQNSHLTDSEYTEDAISIIKSGYKLFIPLKGLIDYEKELERLNKERQTIESEIKRASSKLNNESFVSKAPENVVQAEKDKLEKYESLLADINQSIKEVENKKNEL; from the coding sequence ATGAAAGAAATAAGAGAACTTAGTAAAACATATGAACCTGATAAATTTGAAGACAGGCTTTATAAAACATGGAAAGAGGGCGGTCACTTTATAGCTGATGCAAACAGTGACAAACCGTCATATAGTATTGTAATGCCACCCCCAAATGTTACAGGAAATCTACATTTGGGTCATGCAATAAATAATACATTGCAAGATGTACTTATAAGATGGAAAAGGATGGCAGGATATGAAGTACTATGGGTTCCAGGTACTGATCATGCGAGTATATCTACAGAAGCTAGAGTAGTTGCCAAACTGGAAAATGAAGGCATAAAAAAAGAAGATTTGACCAGGGAAGAATTTCTTAAAGAAGCTTGGGATTGGACTCATAAATATGGCGGAAATATTAAAAATCAATTAGAAAGATTAGGAGTTTCTTGCGACTGGAGTAGAGATAGTTTTACACTTGATGAACATCTCTCGAAGGCAGTAGAAGAAGTTTTCATCAGATTATATAATAAAGGTTTGATATACCAAGGAGACCGTATTGTGAATTGGTGTCCTTCTTGTGGAACTGCAATTTCAGATATAGAGGTTGAACATGTTGATGAGGATGGAAAATTATACTATATAAAATATCCAATAATTGGGGAAGATGCCTCTGTTATGATTGCCACAACCAGACCTGAAACTATGTTGGGTGACCTTGCAGTAGCAGTAAATCCGAATGATGACAGATTTGTCGATATAATAGGCAAGAAATTGAATTTACCACTTGTCGATAGGGAAATCCCTCTTATTGCCGATGAATATGTATTATCAGAATTTGGAACAGGAGCAGTAAAAATTACTCCTTCACATGACCCTAATGACTTTGCAGTAGGTGACAGACATAATCTAGGTCAATGCATAGTTATTGAAAATGATGCTACGATTTCTGATGGTTATGGAGAGTACTCTGGTAAAGACAGATATGTTGCCAGAAAAATGATTGTGGAAGATCTTCAAAAACTAGGCCTTCTAGTGAAAATTGAAGATCATGGTCATGCAGTAGGACATTGTGAAAGATGTAATACCGTCATCGAACCTTTAATTTCAAAACAGTGGTTTGTCAAGATGAAAGAACTTGCCAAACCTGCGAAAGAAGCCTATACAAATGGTGAATTAAAATTATATCCGGATAGATTTGGAAAAGTTTATACAAATTGGCTTGATAATATAAGAGATTGGTGTATATCTAGACAATTATGGTGGGGACACAGATTGCCGGTATATTATTGTACTGAATGCAATGAAACCATAATAAGCAGAGAAATGCCCGATGTATGTCCAAATTGTGGCAGTGATAGATTTATCCAAGACCCTGATACTTTAGACACCTGGTTTTCATCTGCTCTATGGCCATTTTCTACTCTTGGTTGGCCTGAAAATACTCAAGATTTGAAGAAGTTTTTCCCGACAAATGTTCTGGTTACCGGATATGATATTATTTTCTTCTGGGTTATACGTATGGTTTTTTCTTCTATTCAGCAAATGGGAGAACTACCATTTAAGGATGTTTACTTTAACGGATTGGTAAGAGACTCATTGGGAAGAAAAATGAGTAAATCTTTAAACAATGGAATAGATCCTTTAGAGGTCATAGATCAATATGGTGCTGATGCACTTAGATTTATGCTTGTTACCGGTAATACACCGGGGAATGATATGAGATTCTATATCGAAAAAGTCGAAGCTTCCAGAAATTTTGCTAACAAACTTTGGAATGCGTCCAGATTTGTTTTAATGCATATGGATGATGATGTCTCTGATGATATTAATAAAGTCAAACTGGAAACTTCAGATAAGTGGATTATTACCAAATTACAAAACACTATAGAAAATGTCGAATTAAATCTTGGAAGATATGATTTAGGTATTGCTTCAGGTAATCTACACGACTTTATATGGGATATGTTCTGTGACTGGTATATTGAATTAGTTAAAAATAGATTATTCTCTGATAACCAAGAGAGCAAAGAAGCAGCTAAAACCACTCTATTATATGTATTGAAAAATATATTAAAATTACTGCATCCTTTTATGCCGTTTATTACAGAAGAGATTTATTCGTATCTACCTAATATTGATAGTCTCTTAATTAATGCACAATGGCCGGCATATGATAAGAATCTCCTTTTTGAGAAAGATGAATTTGAGATTGAAACTATGATAGAAGCGATTAAATCTATTAGAAATATTAGATCGGAAATGAATATCCATCCATCTAAAAAGTCTGATATATATATTTACACAAATGATAAAAAGTATATCGATACTTTTAAAGGCAATGATGCTATGCTTCACTCATTAGCCAATATACAAAATTCACATCTAACTGACTCGGAATATACAGAAGACGCTATATCAATTATAAAAAGTGGATATAAGCTTTTCATTCCGTTAAAAGGTCTGATCGATTATGAAAAAGAACTGGAAAGGCTTAATAAAGAAAGACAAACTATTGAATCAGAAATAAAAAGGGCTTCTTCTAAATTAAATAACGAGTCCTTTGTTAGTAAAGCTCCTGAAAATGTCGTACAAGCCGAGAAAGATAAACTGGAAAAATATGAATCCCTATTAGCTGATATTAACCAAAGTATTAAAGAGGTTGAAAATAAAAAAAATGAACTATAA
- a CDS encoding undecaprenyl-diphosphate phosphatase, whose product MDFIRVILLGIVEGITEFLPISSTGHLIIADQFIKLSPAEFSNAFKVIIQLGAIMSVVVVSFNKLNPFSKAYLSDNIKRNFDRLNLQSKIYYLLKDGNKEILSLWKKIIIALIPAVVLGLLFDDLIDKYLFNPITVAIMLIFWGIVIILIEKRNKNTVPVIESFNKMGYKTAFLIGMFQCLALIPGTSRSAATIIGALLLGSSRLIATEFSFYLAIPTMFGATLLKVVKNFGGYTSYQWLLILLGSIVSFVVAYFTIKKFLDYVKSKDFTLFGYYRIIVGILVLVLMLI is encoded by the coding sequence ATGGATTTTATTAGAGTAATTTTATTAGGAATTGTTGAAGGGATAACAGAATTTCTACCTATAAGTAGTACGGGGCATTTAATTATAGCAGATCAATTTATAAAATTATCTCCTGCAGAATTTTCAAATGCATTTAAGGTAATAATTCAGCTTGGTGCTATTATGTCTGTGGTGGTAGTAAGTTTTAATAAATTAAATCCCTTTTCTAAGGCATATTTAAGTGATAATATTAAAAGAAACTTCGATAGATTAAATCTTCAGTCTAAGATATACTATCTTTTAAAAGATGGTAATAAGGAGATATTATCCTTGTGGAAAAAGATCATCATTGCACTAATCCCGGCTGTTGTACTAGGTTTATTATTTGATGATTTAATAGACAAGTATCTTTTTAATCCAATTACAGTTGCAATAATGCTTATCTTTTGGGGAATAGTTATTATCCTTATAGAGAAAAGAAACAAGAATACTGTACCTGTAATTGAGTCATTTAATAAAATGGGGTATAAAACAGCATTTTTGATAGGTATGTTTCAATGTTTGGCATTGATACCCGGAACTTCAAGATCTGCAGCTACAATAATAGGAGCATTGCTTCTTGGAAGCAGCAGATTAATTGCAACTGAATTTTCTTTCTACCTGGCTATTCCAACCATGTTTGGAGCAACTTTATTGAAGGTAGTTAAAAATTTTGGTGGCTATACTTCTTATCAATGGCTTTTGATTCTATTAGGTTCGATAGTTTCTTTTGTTGTTGCTTACTTTACCATCAAGAAATTTTTAGATTATGTGAAGTCCAAAGATTTTACATTGTTTGGGTATTATAGAATCATAGTTGGTATATTGGTCTTGGTGTTAATGCTGATATAG
- the ppdK gene encoding pyruvate, phosphate dikinase: MTKKYVYDFREGNKDMKSLLGGKGANLAEMTCLGLRVPPGFTVTTEACNRFYDEEEVLWDSLKEEIKTHIHDIENQIGKKFSDENNPLLFSVRSGAVFSMPGMMDTILNLGLNDKAVIGLARSTGNERFAYDSYRRFIQMFSDVAMEVPKSFFDSVLEEVKEKVGAEKDTDLSAEDLKLIVDQFKKIYEREIGEAFPQDPLDQLYLATQAVFKSWNNSRARIYRRLHEIPDNLGTAVNIQSMVFGNMGDTSGTGVAFSRNPATGENELFGEFLVDAQGEDVVAGIRTPEEIHELNRIMPDVYKQFLDTSEKLEKHYKDMQDLEFTIENGILYILQTRNGKRTTQAAINIAVDMVNEGLITKEEAIMRIEPNSLSQLLHPNFDEKELKESEVITKGLAASPGAASGRIYFSSKDSVEAVERGEKVIIVRQETSPEDIEGMIIAEGILTSRGGMTSHAAVVARGMGKCCVAGANEVRVDEAQKIMKAGNKVYKEGDVISLDGTTGYVYNGEIKKVDPELAGSFEIFMGWVNELKRLEVRTNADTPRDAKVALAFGAEGIGLCRTEHMFFQEDRILAVREMILAKNINQRLKALEKIQPIQKDDFYNIFKTMAGKPVTVRLLDPPLHEFIPSSEEDLRKLAEDLNMDFNNILDTVKELREVNPMLGHRGCRLAITYPEIYRMQVRAIMEAALQLKEEGVEAVVEIMIPLVGEKKELEFVKSEIVDEIASVFEENSDRIDHKIGTMIEVPRAALLADHIAEEAEFFSFGTNDMTQMTFGFSRDDAGKFLSEYVEKNILPKSPFETLDKDGVGILLEIAVEKGKSTRSDIHLGVCGEHGGDPDSIEFFNKIGLDYVSCSPFRVPIARLAAAQSNLKSKE; encoded by the coding sequence ATGACGAAAAAATATGTTTATGACTTTAGAGAAGGCAACAAGGATATGAAATCACTACTAGGTGGTAAGGGAGCAAACTTAGCAGAGATGACATGTTTAGGATTGAGAGTTCCACCGGGATTTACTGTAACCACAGAAGCTTGTAATAGGTTTTATGACGAGGAAGAAGTGTTATGGGATTCTTTAAAAGAGGAAATAAAAACCCATATTCACGATATTGAGAATCAAATAGGCAAGAAATTTTCAGATGAAAACAATCCCCTACTCTTCTCGGTCAGATCAGGCGCTGTATTTTCAATGCCTGGTATGATGGATACCATTTTAAACCTAGGTCTAAATGACAAAGCAGTTATAGGTTTAGCCAGATCTACTGGAAATGAACGTTTTGCTTATGACAGTTACAGAAGATTCATCCAAATGTTTTCTGATGTAGCCATGGAAGTTCCTAAATCTTTCTTTGACAGTGTATTGGAAGAAGTCAAAGAAAAAGTAGGAGCAGAAAAAGATACAGATCTTAGTGCTGAAGACTTAAAGCTTATAGTCGATCAATTCAAGAAGATTTATGAAAGAGAAATCGGAGAAGCATTCCCACAAGATCCGCTTGATCAATTATATCTTGCAACTCAAGCAGTATTTAAGTCATGGAATAACTCCAGAGCTAGAATTTATAGAAGACTTCATGAAATACCAGATAATTTAGGAACAGCAGTAAATATACAGTCTATGGTATTTGGTAATATGGGAGACACATCGGGAACCGGAGTTGCATTTTCAAGGAACCCGGCAACAGGTGAAAATGAATTATTTGGAGAATTTTTAGTAGATGCCCAAGGAGAAGATGTTGTTGCCGGCATCAGAACTCCTGAGGAAATTCATGAATTAAACAGAATCATGCCTGATGTTTATAAACAATTTTTAGATACGTCTGAAAAACTTGAAAAACATTATAAAGACATGCAGGATTTAGAGTTTACCATAGAAAACGGTATACTTTATATACTTCAAACCAGAAATGGAAAGAGGACAACTCAAGCTGCCATCAATATTGCAGTTGATATGGTAAATGAAGGTTTGATTACAAAAGAAGAGGCTATAATGCGAATTGAACCTAATTCATTATCACAATTACTACATCCAAATTTCGATGAAAAAGAATTAAAAGAAAGCGAAGTAATTACAAAAGGTCTAGCAGCTTCTCCTGGAGCAGCTTCAGGCAGAATCTACTTCAGTTCTAAAGACTCTGTAGAAGCTGTTGAAAGAGGAGAAAAAGTAATTATAGTTAGACAAGAAACATCTCCGGAAGATATTGAAGGAATGATAATAGCTGAAGGAATACTTACATCACGTGGAGGAATGACTTCTCATGCCGCAGTAGTTGCAAGAGGAATGGGTAAATGTTGCGTTGCTGGTGCAAACGAAGTTAGAGTTGATGAAGCTCAAAAGATTATGAAAGCCGGAAACAAAGTCTATAAAGAAGGTGACGTAATCTCACTAGATGGAACAACAGGATATGTATACAACGGAGAAATTAAAAAAGTAGATCCTGAATTAGCCGGAAGTTTTGAAATCTTCATGGGCTGGGTAAACGAGCTTAAGAGATTGGAAGTTAGAACCAATGCCGACACACCAAGAGACGCAAAAGTAGCTCTCGCATTCGGTGCTGAAGGTATAGGATTGTGTAGAACAGAGCACATGTTCTTCCAGGAAGACCGAATTTTAGCCGTAAGAGAAATGATTCTGGCAAAAAACATTAATCAAAGATTAAAAGCACTAGAAAAAATTCAACCAATCCAAAAAGACGACTTTTACAATATCTTTAAGACAATGGCCGGTAAACCGGTAACAGTAAGATTACTTGACCCTCCACTACACGAATTCATTCCATCTTCCGAAGAGGATTTAAGAAAACTTGCTGAAGATTTAAATATGGATTTCAATAATATACTGGACACAGTAAAAGAACTTAGAGAAGTCAATCCTATGCTTGGTCATAGGGGTTGTAGACTTGCTATCACCTATCCTGAAATCTACAGAATGCAAGTTAGGGCGATTATGGAAGCTGCATTACAGCTCAAAGAAGAAGGAGTTGAAGCTGTAGTCGAAATAATGATTCCACTAGTAGGAGAAAAGAAAGAATTAGAATTTGTTAAAAGTGAAATAGTAGATGAAATTGCTTCAGTATTCGAAGAAAATTCAGACAGAATAGATCATAAAATTGGTACTATGATAGAAGTACCGAGAGCAGCATTACTTGCAGACCATATAGCTGAGGAAGCTGAATTCTTTAGTTTTGGTACAAATGACATGACTCAAATGACATTCGGGTTCTCAAGAGATGATGCCGGTAAATTCTTATCAGAATACGTTGAAAAGAATATTCTTCCTAAGAGTCCTTTTGAAACACTGGACAAGGATGGAGTTGGAATACTACTTGAAATAGCTGTTGAAAAAGGAAAATCAACCAGAAGTGATATACATTTAGGTGTATGCGGTGAGCACGGTGGAGATCCTGATTCAATTGAATTCTTCAACAAAATAGGATTAGACTATGTCTCCTGTTCCCCATTTAGAGTTCCAATAGCAAGGCTTGCTGCAGCTCAAAGTAATTTAAAATCTAAAGAATAA
- a CDS encoding cold-shock protein, translated as MVKGTVKWFNATKGYGFISTEEGEDVFVHYSALEDTGEFRTLDEGQEVEFEITEGEKGPQASNVVKL; from the coding sequence ATGGTAAAGGGAACTGTTAAATGGTTCAATGCAACAAAGGGATACGGATTTATTTCTACTGAAGAAGGAGAGGACGTTTTTGTTCACTACTCAGCTTTAGAAGATACAGGTGAATTCAGAACTCTAGACGAAGGACAAGAAGTAGAATTCGAAATTACAGAAGGCGAAAAAGGTCCTCAAGCTTCTAACGTAGTAAAGTTATAA
- a CDS encoding CPBP family intramembrane glutamic endopeptidase, whose product MISLDMVLYSITVVIFAYPLIAIINYIFNKETILIWQNISYEFIQNISIGSCLIIILIYAVIPAICEEFFFRGILSKLFRKYNLLPRILVISLIFAIMHYSLKNFIGPFLLSVFLVYICDRSDSIIPAIIGHFVYNFMGLSVVLLFYKLNSTNVVYMPKIDLQVFSFLIIIIAILLVYPVYKIIDIIESKHRLKVRIRENSDEISGQISILDYYGKK is encoded by the coding sequence ATGATTTCACTTGACATGGTTTTGTACTCCATCACTGTGGTGATTTTTGCATATCCATTGATTGCTATAATCAATTATATTTTTAATAAAGAAACTATACTCATTTGGCAAAACATCTCTTATGAATTTATACAGAATATCAGTATCGGCAGTTGTTTAATAATAATATTAATATACGCAGTAATACCTGCTATCTGTGAGGAGTTTTTCTTCAGAGGAATACTAAGTAAACTATTTAGGAAATATAATTTGTTACCGCGCATCTTGGTTATTTCCCTGATATTCGCCATAATGCACTATAGTTTAAAGAATTTCATTGGTCCATTTCTGCTGTCGGTATTTTTAGTCTACATTTGTGATAGATCGGATTCAATAATTCCGGCTATTATCGGACATTTTGTATATAATTTTATGGGACTCTCAGTGGTCTTATTGTTTTACAAATTAAACAGCACGAATGTAGTTTATATGCCGAAAATTGATTTGCAAGTATTTAGTTTCCTGATTATTATCATAGCAATTCTATTGGTATATCCAGTCTATAAAATCATAGACATTATTGAGTCAAAACATAGACTCAAGGTCAGAATAAGAGAGAATAGTGATGAAATATCCGGACAGATCAGTATCTTAGACTACTATGGGAAAAAATAA